From Hymenobacter sedentarius, a single genomic window includes:
- a CDS encoding sugar phosphate nucleotidyltransferase, producing the protein MKIIVPMAGMGKRMRPHTLTVPKPLIPIAGKPIVQRLVEDIAKVCGDQVEEVAFIIGRFGDAVEKSLLKIAESVGAKGTIVYQDEPLGTAHAILCAKESLSGPVVVAFADTLFKADFTLDSSVPGTIWVQQVEDPRPFGVVTLNEQGQITEFVEKPQDFVSDLAIIGIYYFQDGEYLRNELQYLLDNDIKDKGEYQLTNALENMKNKGTVFVPGRVTEWLDCGNKDATVFTNQRYLEYLKERGESLVAASAKITNSVLLEPVYIGENAIVTDSVVGPHVSLGDHANVRDSRLSNSIVQQSASVLNAVITNSMIGNFATVTGTPDDLSLGDYNQLRV; encoded by the coding sequence GTGAAAATCATCGTACCGATGGCCGGCATGGGCAAACGCATGCGTCCCCACACCCTCACCGTTCCCAAGCCCCTGATTCCGATTGCGGGCAAGCCCATTGTGCAGCGCCTCGTGGAGGACATTGCCAAAGTGTGCGGCGACCAGGTAGAAGAAGTGGCCTTCATCATCGGTCGTTTTGGCGATGCGGTGGAGAAAAGCCTGCTGAAAATTGCCGAATCGGTGGGCGCCAAGGGCACCATCGTGTACCAGGACGAGCCCCTGGGCACGGCCCACGCCATTCTGTGCGCCAAGGAGTCGCTGAGCGGCCCGGTAGTAGTGGCCTTTGCCGACACGCTGTTCAAGGCCGACTTTACGCTGGATTCCAGCGTGCCCGGCACCATCTGGGTGCAGCAGGTGGAAGACCCCCGGCCGTTTGGCGTGGTGACGCTCAACGAGCAGGGCCAGATTACCGAGTTTGTGGAGAAGCCCCAGGACTTTGTTTCGGACCTGGCCATTATCGGCATCTATTATTTCCAGGACGGCGAGTACCTGCGCAATGAACTACAGTACCTGCTCGACAACGACATCAAGGACAAAGGCGAGTACCAGCTCACTAATGCCCTCGAAAATATGAAGAACAAGGGCACGGTGTTCGTGCCCGGCCGCGTAACCGAGTGGCTGGATTGCGGCAACAAGGACGCCACCGTGTTTACCAACCAGCGCTACCTCGAGTACCTGAAGGAGCGCGGCGAGTCGCTGGTGGCCGCATCGGCTAAAATCACCAACTCGGTGCTGCTCGAGCCGGTGTACATCGGTGAGAACGCCATCGTTACCGATTCCGTGGTGGGCCCACATGTGTCGCTCGGCGACCACGCTAATGTGCGCGACTCGCGCCTGTCGAATTCGATTGTGCAACAGTCGGCCTCGGTGCTCAACGCCGTCATCACCAATTCGATGATTGGCAACTTCGCCACCGTGACCGGTACGCCCGACGACTTAAGTCTCGGCGATTATAACCAGCTTCGCGTGTGA
- a CDS encoding enoyl-CoA hydratase/isomerase family protein: protein MSASYENLLYDLDAASGILTLTINRASKLNALNGATIDEIAAAMQHALDEPQVRGIIITGSGEKAFVAGADIAELAALTPAQAQRAAERGQEAFCRIEESTKPVIAAVNGFALGGGCELAMACHMRVASENARFGQPEVNLGLLPGYGGTQRLPQLIGKGKAIELLLTADQVKAEEALRLGLVNHVVPQAELLAFCQQLLGKILGKAPLAVAMVLECVNAHYAKKADGYEAEAKSFGRAFESDDFKEGTQAFVEKRAAVFTGK from the coding sequence ATGTCTGCTTCTTACGAAAACCTACTCTACGACCTGGACGCCGCCAGCGGCATCCTCACGCTCACCATCAACCGCGCCAGCAAGCTCAACGCGCTGAACGGCGCCACCATTGATGAAATAGCCGCGGCCATGCAGCACGCGCTGGACGAGCCGCAGGTGCGCGGCATCATTATCACGGGCAGCGGTGAGAAAGCGTTTGTGGCCGGTGCCGACATCGCCGAGCTGGCCGCCCTCACGCCCGCGCAGGCCCAACGGGCAGCCGAGCGCGGGCAGGAAGCCTTCTGCCGGATTGAGGAAAGCACCAAGCCCGTGATAGCTGCGGTGAACGGCTTTGCCCTGGGCGGCGGCTGCGAGCTGGCCATGGCCTGCCATATGCGCGTGGCCTCGGAAAACGCCCGCTTCGGCCAGCCCGAAGTGAACTTGGGGTTGCTGCCCGGGTACGGGGGCACCCAGCGCCTGCCCCAGCTCATTGGCAAGGGAAAGGCCATCGAGCTGCTGCTCACGGCCGACCAAGTGAAGGCGGAGGAGGCGTTGCGCCTGGGCTTGGTAAACCACGTGGTGCCGCAGGCCGAGCTGCTGGCCTTTTGCCAGCAGCTGCTGGGCAAGATTCTGGGCAAGGCGCCCCTGGCCGTGGCCATGGTGCTGGAATGCGTGAACGCGCACTACGCCAAGAAGGCCGACGGCTACGAGGCTGAGGCAAAATCCTTTGGCCGCGCGTTCGAAAGCGACGACTTTAAGGAAGGCACGCAGGCCTTTGTGGAAAAGCGCGCCGCGGTGTTTACCGGGAAATAA
- the dut gene encoding dUTP diphosphatase, translating to MQIPVINRSHHPLPEYQTPHAAGLDLRANLEAPVTLGPLERALIPTGLSLEIPVGYEAQIRPRSGLAYKHGIGLVNSPGTIDADYRGEIKVLLVNLSNEPFVVNDGERIAQLIVAKHETIAWQPAEALSETQRGAGGYGSTGVG from the coding sequence ATGCAGATTCCCGTAATCAACCGCTCGCACCACCCGCTACCCGAATACCAGACGCCCCACGCCGCCGGCCTCGACCTGCGCGCCAACCTGGAGGCGCCCGTGACGCTCGGACCGCTGGAGCGGGCCCTGATTCCGACGGGTCTGAGCCTGGAAATCCCGGTGGGCTACGAAGCCCAAATCCGCCCACGCAGCGGGCTGGCCTACAAGCACGGTATTGGGCTGGTGAATAGCCCAGGCACGATTGATGCCGATTACCGCGGCGAAATCAAGGTGCTGCTGGTGAATTTGTCCAACGAACCGTTTGTGGTGAACGACGGTGAACGCATTGCCCAGCTGATAGTTGCCAAGCACGAGACCATTGCCTGGCAGCCCGCCGAGGCCCTGAGCGAAACCCAACGCGGCGCGGGCGGGTATGGAAGCACGGGCGTGGGCTAG
- a CDS encoding DUF2911 domain-containing protein, whose protein sequence is MKTLQLLRHVAFGLATTFVASAAFAQATPATPATPAAPAQATKPSPAATATGKIGTTDVTVNYSSPGVKGRKIFGGLEPYGKVWRAGANEATTVEFSKAVTVEGKPLAAGKYGFFLIPTEKQWTVIFNKVSNQWGAFKYDEKQDALRVLVTPRKTATPTERLVYEVTPKGLVMRWENIELPVAIK, encoded by the coding sequence ATGAAAACCCTCCAACTTCTTCGCCACGTCGCTTTCGGGCTGGCCACTACGTTCGTTGCCAGCGCCGCTTTTGCGCAAGCCACGCCTGCTACTCCGGCCACGCCCGCCGCGCCAGCCCAAGCCACCAAGCCCAGCCCGGCAGCTACCGCCACCGGCAAGATTGGCACCACCGACGTGACGGTGAACTACAGCAGCCCGGGCGTAAAAGGCCGCAAGATTTTCGGCGGGCTGGAGCCTTACGGCAAAGTGTGGCGCGCCGGGGCCAATGAAGCCACCACGGTGGAATTCAGCAAGGCCGTGACGGTGGAAGGCAAGCCTCTAGCTGCTGGTAAGTATGGCTTCTTCCTGATTCCAACCGAGAAGCAGTGGACGGTTATCTTCAATAAAGTATCCAACCAGTGGGGCGCGTTCAAATACGATGAAAAGCAGGACGCCCTGCGCGTGCTGGTGACGCCCCGCAAAACCGCCACCCCAACCGAACGGCTGGTGTACGAGGTGACGCCCAAAGGCCTGGTAATGCGCTGGGAAAATATTGAGCTACCGGTAGCCATCAAGTAG
- a CDS encoding polysaccharide biosynthesis C-terminal domain-containing protein yields the protein MSVAKKLASQTAVYGVSSIVGRVLTYLLVPIYTGAFAAAEYGVVTGLYAYVSFLNVVFTYGMETTYFRFANRLGTDRRELYDRVLSLLLVSTAGLTALLMLLARPLLGLLEIPPGHEQYAVWVALILGLDALTAIPFARLRLENKARKFATIKLVGIVANVALNLFFIVLCPAVASGKWLPALQPLVTHLYDPTVGVGYVFLSNLFASALTLLLLWRELLDFRFRLNLAVLRPLLGYAYPLMLMGLAGMVNETLDRILLPKWLPDNFYPGQSSLTAVGIYGACYKLSIFMSLVIQAFRYAAEPFFFAQSTEKNSPATFAMILKWFTLCCAIIFVGISLNVEDFGQLFLRRPEYLQGLVVVPILLLANLFLGVYYNLSVWFKLTDRTYYGTYIGAGGAVLTIVLNFLLIPLLGYLGCAIATLACYFTMAILCWRLGERHFPVPYPALRLGLWLLLASGLVGLGWWVQLDGWWARHAWHAGLTVAFLVALYVVERPRTAAPLVVR from the coding sequence ATGAGTGTAGCCAAAAAATTAGCGTCGCAAACGGCCGTGTATGGCGTCAGCAGCATTGTGGGCCGGGTGCTCACTTACCTGCTGGTGCCGATATACACCGGGGCGTTTGCGGCGGCGGAGTACGGCGTGGTGACGGGGCTCTACGCCTACGTTTCGTTTCTGAACGTGGTGTTTACCTACGGCATGGAAACCACGTACTTCCGCTTTGCCAACCGGCTCGGCACCGACCGCCGCGAGCTATACGACCGGGTGCTGAGCCTGCTGCTGGTCAGCACTGCCGGACTTACGGCCCTGCTCATGCTGCTGGCGCGCCCGCTGCTGGGGCTGCTGGAGATACCGCCCGGCCATGAGCAGTACGCGGTGTGGGTGGCCCTGATTCTGGGGCTGGATGCGCTGACGGCCATCCCCTTTGCGCGGCTGCGGCTGGAGAACAAGGCGCGGAAGTTTGCCACCATCAAGCTGGTGGGCATTGTGGCCAACGTGGCGCTGAACCTGTTTTTTATCGTGCTGTGCCCGGCGGTAGCCAGCGGCAAGTGGCTGCCGGCCCTGCAGCCGCTGGTGACGCACCTCTACGACCCCACAGTGGGGGTGGGCTACGTATTCCTGTCGAATCTTTTTGCCAGTGCCCTCACGCTGCTGCTGCTGTGGCGCGAGCTGCTGGACTTCCGGTTTCGGCTCAACCTAGCGGTGCTACGGCCGCTGTTGGGCTATGCCTACCCGCTGATGCTGATGGGCCTGGCGGGCATGGTGAACGAGACCCTGGACCGGATTCTGCTGCCCAAGTGGCTACCTGATAACTTTTACCCCGGCCAAAGCAGCCTCACGGCGGTGGGCATCTACGGCGCCTGCTACAAGCTGAGCATCTTCATGTCGCTCGTGATTCAGGCGTTCCGCTACGCCGCCGAGCCGTTCTTCTTTGCCCAAAGCACCGAGAAGAATTCACCGGCCACGTTTGCCATGATTTTGAAGTGGTTTACACTGTGCTGCGCCATTATTTTCGTGGGCATTAGCCTGAACGTGGAAGACTTTGGGCAGCTGTTTCTGCGGCGGCCGGAGTATTTGCAGGGCCTGGTGGTGGTGCCGATTCTGCTGCTGGCCAACCTGTTTTTGGGTGTGTACTACAACCTGTCGGTGTGGTTTAAGCTCACGGATAGAACGTACTACGGCACGTACATCGGGGCTGGCGGCGCGGTGCTCACCATTGTCCTCAACTTCCTGCTGATTCCCTTATTGGGCTACCTGGGCTGCGCCATTGCTACGCTGGCCTGCTACTTTACCATGGCCATCCTGTGCTGGCGGCTCGGCGAGCGGCACTTCCCGGTGCCGTACCCAGCGCTGCGGTTGGGGCTGTGGCTGCTGCTCGCTTCCGGGCTGGTGGGGTTGGGCTGGTGGGTGCAGCTAGATGGCTGGTGGGCGCGCCACGCCTGGCACGCGGGGCTCACAGTAGCGTTTTTGGTGGCCCTGTATGTGGTGGAGCGGCCGCGCACGGCCGCGCCGCTGGTGGTCCGGTAG
- the rimP gene encoding ribosome maturation factor RimP — protein sequence MHFDRTLLLEMLQDAIGDEELFIVGLTVSDSVMPKVTVTLDGPTGLAIQACATISRRLARRIDEHYGEDSAYSLEVTSPGADQPLTDPRQYQRHIGRSLALKLTDGTEKTGVLTAATPEGVEIEEVIKQKTKKTTLPAAFYSFGDIQEAKVVISFK from the coding sequence ATGCATTTCGACCGTACCCTGCTGCTGGAAATGCTCCAAGACGCCATCGGCGACGAGGAGCTGTTCATCGTGGGCCTTACCGTATCCGATTCGGTGATGCCGAAGGTGACCGTCACCCTCGACGGCCCCACCGGCCTGGCCATTCAGGCGTGCGCCACCATCAGCCGCCGCCTGGCGCGCCGCATCGACGAGCACTACGGCGAGGACTCTGCCTACTCCCTGGAAGTGACCAGCCCCGGCGCCGACCAGCCCCTGACGGACCCCCGCCAGTACCAGCGCCACATCGGCCGCTCGCTGGCCCTCAAGCTCACCGACGGCACCGAGAAAACCGGCGTCCTCACTGCGGCCACGCCGGAAGGCGTGGAAATTGAAGAAGTGATTAAACAAAAGACCAAGAAAACGACCCTGCCCGCGGCCTTTTATTCCTTCGGGGATATCCAGGAAGCCAAGGTGGTTATCTCCTTTAAATAA
- the mscL gene encoding large conductance mechanosensitive channel protein MscL — MGLVSEFKEFIAKGNVLDLAVGVIIGASFGKIVTSLTDDILMPIIGLALGKVDFANLFVAMNGQHYATIEEAKKAGVGTINYGLFINALINFLIIAFIIFLIVKAANRMKKAPIEVVAVPAPPTTEQQLLMDIRDSLRASRL, encoded by the coding sequence ATGGGCCTTGTTTCCGAATTCAAAGAGTTTATCGCCAAAGGCAACGTGCTCGACTTGGCCGTGGGCGTCATCATTGGCGCCTCATTCGGCAAAATCGTCACCTCCCTCACCGACGACATCCTGATGCCCATCATCGGCCTGGCCCTCGGGAAGGTCGATTTCGCCAACCTCTTCGTGGCCATGAACGGCCAGCACTACGCCACCATCGAGGAAGCCAAGAAAGCCGGCGTAGGTACCATCAACTACGGCCTGTTCATTAACGCCCTTATCAACTTTCTCATCATTGCCTTCATCATCTTCCTGATTGTGAAAGCGGCCAACCGCATGAAGAAAGCGCCCATCGAAGTAGTGGCGGTGCCCGCCCCGCCCACCACCGAGCAGCAGCTGCTCATGGACATCCGCGATTCGTTGCGCGCCAGCCGCCTGTAA
- the selD gene encoding selenide, water dikinase SelD gives MTPTTEYKLTQYSHGAGCGCKIAPAVLDQMLHTSIAQPHDERLLVGNTSRDDAAVYDIGGGEAVISTTDFFMPIVDDAYDFGRIASANAISDVYAMGGRPLMAIAVLGWPVDKLPPEVARRVLEGARSICAEAGIPLAGGHSIDSPEPIFGLAVTGMVNIVDLKQNDTATAGSELFLTKPLGVGILTTAQKKGILRDEDAAIAPAQMMQLNKIGAELSKLDAVTALTDVTGFGLLGHLSEVCEGSGLTAEIEFSKLPRIAAAEPYLKQGSVPGGTGRNWASYGHKVGTITEEQRVWLCDPQTSGGLLVCVAPQGREEVLAVFAKHGLALESFGRLRAHHEGEAWVQVHA, from the coding sequence ATGACTCCCACGACGGAATATAAACTGACCCAATACAGCCACGGCGCCGGCTGCGGCTGCAAAATCGCCCCGGCCGTGCTCGACCAGATGCTGCACACCAGCATCGCGCAGCCCCACGACGAGCGCCTGCTGGTGGGCAACACCAGCCGCGACGACGCGGCGGTGTACGACATCGGCGGCGGCGAAGCGGTGATTTCGACCACCGACTTCTTCATGCCCATCGTGGACGACGCCTACGACTTCGGCCGCATCGCCTCGGCCAACGCCATTTCGGACGTGTACGCCATGGGCGGCCGGCCGCTGATGGCCATTGCCGTGTTGGGCTGGCCCGTAGACAAGCTGCCGCCCGAAGTGGCCCGCCGCGTGCTGGAAGGCGCCCGCAGCATCTGTGCCGAAGCCGGCATTCCGCTGGCCGGCGGCCACAGCATCGACTCGCCCGAGCCCATTTTTGGCTTGGCCGTGACGGGCATGGTGAACATCGTGGACCTGAAGCAGAACGACACGGCCACGGCCGGCTCGGAGCTGTTTCTGACCAAGCCGCTGGGCGTGGGCATCCTCACCACGGCGCAGAAAAAGGGCATTTTGCGAGACGAGGACGCGGCCATTGCCCCGGCTCAAATGATGCAGCTCAATAAAATTGGCGCCGAGCTGAGCAAGCTCGACGCGGTGACGGCGCTGACTGACGTGACCGGTTTTGGCTTGCTGGGCCACCTTTCGGAAGTGTGCGAAGGCAGCGGATTGACGGCCGAAATTGAGTTTTCGAAATTGCCCCGCATCGCGGCCGCCGAGCCGTATTTGAAGCAGGGCAGCGTGCCGGGTGGCACCGGCCGCAACTGGGCCAGCTACGGACACAAGGTGGGCACCATCACCGAAGAGCAGCGCGTGTGGCTCTGCGACCCGCAGACCTCGGGGGGCTTACTGGTGTGCGTGGCGCCCCAAGGCCGCGAGGAAGTGCTGGCGGTGTTTGCCAAGCACGGGCTGGCGCTGGAAAGCTTTGGGCGGCTGCGGGCGCACCACGAAGGCGAGGCTTGGGTGCAGGTGCACGCGTAG
- the infB gene encoding translation initiation factor IF-2: MAEATPKRLQQAAKDLNIGMDRVVEALAKKGIQVENKPTTKLTGEQVASLEKEFAASAHDRQEAQKVIQAKRQSDLDAAPKPAAPAPRPVQAAAPAPKPAAPVAPVAAAPAPAPAPVAPAAPVAAAPAPAPTPAPTAPAAPGLKVLGKMELDSKGRVMAAKPKPAETPVAAAPAPAPVAPKVEAPVVPAPKVEAPAPVAAPVAQPVAKAEAPAPVAPAPAPVAPAPAAPVAQAPAAPVAAAPVAPVAEAAAPEDTSTIVAKSDTLKGLTVLGKIDLSSINNDRRGPGGRGPRPIASSDVSKRGLPAGPGQKKRTRLPGPPGSTTSPPSPGYQGNRPAGAPGQGGGYQGNRPGQGGPGQRPGAPGQRPGQPGPKPNAPALTPEQAEKQIQEQIKATLAKLGGNKATGQANRAKYRRDKRSMLAEDREALRAQNELDAKTLKLTEFISANDLASLMDVNVNEVIKVCLGMGMFVSINQRLDAEAITVIADEFGFDVEFLSKEEEEISIDAGDSEEDLRPRAPIVTIMGHVDHGKTSLLDYIRDASVAKGEAGGITQHIGAYEVRTKSGQPITFLDTPGHEAFTAMRARGAKVTDIAIIVVAADDSVMPQTKEAINHAQAAGVPIIIALNKIDKPSANPEKIREELSQINILVEEWGGKYQSQEVSAKSGIGIEDLLEKVLLEAELLDLKANPDRGAIGTVIEASLDKGRGYVTTVLVQTGTLNVGDVILAGPHFGRVKAMTDHRGKKMKSAPPATPVQVLGLTGAPQAGDRIQVMETEREAREIATQRLQLAREQTIRTKKHITLDEIGRRLAIGSFKELNILVKGDVDGSVEALSDSLLKLSTPEVKVNILSKGVGAISESDVLLASASDAIIIGFQVRPSQSARKLAEQEQIDIRLYSIIYNAINEVKDAMEGMLAPTVQEVVTANAEVRMVFNITKVGSIAGCMVTEGTFQRKTRVRVVRNGIVLHTGEIQDLKRFKDDVNEVRQGYECGISIKNFNELQEGDNIEGFEEKEIKRTL, translated from the coding sequence ATGGCGGAAGCAACCCCGAAACGGCTACAACAGGCGGCCAAAGACCTGAATATTGGAATGGACAGGGTGGTCGAAGCCCTGGCCAAGAAAGGCATACAAGTAGAGAACAAGCCCACCACCAAGCTGACCGGTGAGCAAGTTGCCTCGCTTGAGAAGGAATTCGCGGCCTCTGCCCACGACCGGCAGGAGGCACAGAAAGTCATTCAGGCCAAGCGCCAGAGCGACCTCGACGCGGCTCCCAAACCTGCTGCTCCGGCCCCGCGTCCGGTACAAGCTGCGGCCCCGGCTCCCAAGCCAGCGGCACCAGTAGCTCCTGTGGCTGCGGCGCCCGCCCCGGCCCCTGCTCCGGTAGCACCAGCTGCCCCCGTGGCAGCCGCTCCGGCCCCTGCGCCCACCCCAGCTCCGACGGCACCTGCCGCCCCGGGGCTGAAGGTGCTCGGCAAAATGGAGCTCGACAGCAAAGGCCGCGTGATGGCTGCCAAGCCCAAGCCAGCGGAAACGCCGGTGGCGGCTGCTCCCGCGCCGGCCCCGGTAGCCCCGAAGGTGGAAGCTCCAGTTGTTCCTGCTCCTAAAGTAGAAGCGCCTGCACCCGTGGCTGCTCCGGTAGCTCAACCAGTTGCGAAGGCAGAGGCTCCGGCACCGGTGGCACCAGCCCCCGCGCCAGTAGCACCGGCCCCGGCGGCTCCCGTAGCTCAGGCACCGGCTGCTCCCGTAGCTGCTGCTCCCGTCGCCCCGGTGGCCGAAGCTGCTGCACCCGAAGACACCAGCACCATCGTGGCCAAGTCGGATACGCTGAAGGGCCTCACGGTTCTGGGCAAAATCGACTTGTCGTCTATTAACAACGACCGTCGTGGTCCGGGTGGCCGTGGCCCTCGTCCCATTGCTTCATCGGATGTGAGCAAGCGCGGCTTGCCTGCTGGCCCTGGCCAGAAGAAGCGCACGCGCCTGCCCGGCCCTCCCGGCAGCACCACCAGCCCACCCAGCCCCGGTTACCAGGGCAACCGCCCCGCCGGTGCTCCCGGCCAAGGCGGCGGCTACCAGGGCAACCGACCCGGTCAGGGTGGCCCCGGCCAGCGCCCCGGTGCTCCCGGCCAGCGTCCCGGCCAGCCCGGTCCCAAGCCCAACGCCCCCGCGCTTACGCCGGAGCAGGCTGAAAAGCAAATTCAAGAGCAGATTAAGGCCACGCTGGCCAAGCTCGGCGGCAACAAAGCCACTGGCCAGGCCAACCGCGCGAAGTATCGCCGCGACAAGCGCAGCATGCTGGCGGAGGACCGCGAGGCCCTGCGCGCGCAGAACGAGCTCGACGCCAAGACCCTCAAGCTCACGGAGTTCATCTCGGCCAATGACCTGGCCTCGCTGATGGACGTGAACGTGAACGAGGTAATCAAGGTGTGCTTGGGCATGGGCATGTTCGTGTCCATCAACCAGCGCCTCGATGCCGAAGCCATCACGGTAATTGCCGACGAATTCGGTTTCGATGTAGAATTCCTGTCTAAAGAAGAGGAAGAAATCAGCATCGACGCCGGCGACAGCGAAGAGGACCTGCGCCCCCGCGCTCCCATCGTGACCATCATGGGCCACGTCGACCACGGCAAGACGTCGCTGCTTGACTACATCCGCGACGCAAGTGTGGCCAAGGGCGAAGCCGGCGGCATCACGCAGCACATCGGTGCCTACGAGGTGCGGACCAAATCGGGCCAGCCCATTACTTTCCTTGACACGCCTGGTCACGAAGCCTTTACGGCCATGCGTGCCCGTGGTGCCAAGGTGACGGACATCGCCATCATCGTGGTAGCGGCCGACGACTCGGTGATGCCCCAGACCAAGGAAGCTATCAACCACGCGCAAGCGGCGGGGGTGCCGATTATCATCGCCCTCAACAAGATTGACAAGCCCTCGGCTAACCCCGAGAAAATCCGCGAGGAGCTTTCCCAGATTAACATTCTGGTGGAAGAGTGGGGCGGCAAGTACCAGAGTCAGGAGGTTTCGGCCAAGTCGGGCATTGGTATTGAAGACTTGCTCGAGAAGGTGTTGCTGGAGGCCGAATTGCTCGACCTGAAAGCCAACCCCGACCGCGGCGCCATTGGTACCGTGATTGAAGCCTCGCTGGACAAAGGCCGTGGCTACGTAACCACCGTGCTGGTGCAAACCGGTACGCTGAATGTGGGCGACGTAATCCTGGCCGGCCCGCACTTTGGTCGCGTGAAAGCCATGACGGACCACCGCGGCAAGAAGATGAAGTCAGCGCCGCCGGCCACGCCGGTACAGGTGCTCGGCCTCACCGGTGCCCCGCAGGCCGGCGACCGCATCCAGGTAATGGAAACGGAGCGCGAAGCCCGCGAAATCGCCACCCAGCGCTTGCAGCTGGCCCGTGAGCAAACCATCCGGACCAAGAAGCACATCACGCTGGACGAAATCGGCCGCCGCTTGGCTATCGGTTCGTTTAAGGAGCTCAATATCCTAGTGAAAGGCGACGTGGACGGTTCGGTGGAAGCACTCTCCGACTCGCTGCTGAAGCTGAGCACGCCGGAAGTGAAGGTGAACATCCTCTCGAAAGGGGTGGGCGCCATTTCAGAAAGCGACGTGCTACTGGCCTCGGCATCCGACGCCATCATCATCGGCTTCCAGGTGCGGCCCTCGCAGAGTGCCCGCAAGCTGGCCGAGCAGGAGCAGATTGATATCCGCCTGTACAGCATCATTTACAACGCCATCAACGAGGTGAAGGATGCCATGGAAGGCATGCTGGCCCCGACGGTGCAGGAAGTGGTGACGGCCAACGCCGAAGTGCGGATGGTGTTCAACATCACCAAAGTAGGCTCCATTGCCGGCTGTATGGTGACGGAAGGCACGTTCCAGCGCAAGACCCGCGTGCGGGTGGTGCGCAACGGCATCGTGCTGCACACCGGCGAGATTCAGGACCTCAAGCGCTTCAAGGACGACGTGAACGAAGTTCGCCAAGGCTACGAATGCGGTATCTCCATCAAGAACTTCAACGAGTTGCAAGAAGGCGACAACATTGAGGGTTTCGAAGAGAAGGAAATCAAGCGCACGCTGTAA